Genomic segment of Streptomyces sp. NBC_01210:
CTCGACGACACTGCGTACGGGGAGGTCGGCGACGGGGTCGTACATCGACTCGCGCAGCACCACATCGCCGGTGATCCTCTCCAGCCTGCGGAACTTCTCGTTACGGATGCAGTGGACGAGGACCGGGTCGGCGTCGAAGCCCTGGCCGTCCACGGCGGGCAGGAATTTGAAGTAGAAGTCGAGCTTCTCGGCCGGCTCGGGCAGGGGAAGCGGTCCGTCCACCGCGCCCCGCACCTCGACGAAGGCGATGCCGTGCCGGGCGAGCACCGCCCGTACGACCAGGCCGTCGCGTTCGACACCGACCTCGCCCAGCTTCTTCGGCTCGCCGAAGACCTCACGGCCGCCGATCAGCGCGCGCTCATGGGTCATCGGCATGACCAGGGGGTACCAGCCCTCGCGGCCGTCGTGCAGCGCGGCGACCGCAACAGAGCCGGCGCCGAGCGGATAGCCGGGCAGGTCGACCTTGCTGATGG
This window contains:
- a CDS encoding acetoacetate decarboxylase family protein, with protein sequence MARVRYGARTEAEIAAARASSSKLPDIWSTGVVALWESDPDAVAAVLPPPLKPTERPLVRAAISKVDLPGYPLGAGSVAVAALHDGREGWYPLVMPMTHERALIGGREVFGEPKKLGEVGVERDGLVVRAVLARHGIAFVEVRGAVDGPLPLPEPAEKLDFYFKFLPAVDGQGFDADPVLVHCIRNEKFRRLERITGDVVLRESMYDPVADLPVRSVVELTIGEKTTDQKGRVAERVSAQALLPYIHQRYDDPQQILDGPPEGSV